The proteins below come from a single Halostagnicola larsenii XH-48 genomic window:
- a CDS encoding DUF5817 domain-containing protein has product MYAVVGCSECSHLWLLEGRSETTQCPRCGSRRAYEKRKKFVETEDADHARDVRASMLANRQGQGEAFAELESYAALETRVDGGVIDETAYLESSGLNVEEIDSAGKRDPRGPNRRGSKKDVVNRALEELDEPTEAEIIRYAGNRGVSAEYVQKALRKLSRQGEISEHRGQYRTL; this is encoded by the coding sequence ATGTACGCCGTCGTCGGCTGTAGCGAGTGCTCGCATCTCTGGTTGCTCGAGGGGCGCTCGGAGACGACCCAGTGTCCCCGCTGTGGGTCGCGCCGGGCCTACGAGAAACGAAAGAAGTTCGTCGAAACCGAGGATGCGGATCACGCACGCGACGTTCGCGCGTCGATGCTCGCGAATCGTCAGGGCCAAGGCGAAGCCTTTGCCGAACTCGAGTCCTACGCGGCCCTCGAGACCAGAGTCGATGGCGGCGTTATCGATGAAACGGCGTATCTCGAGTCCTCCGGACTCAATGTTGAAGAAATCGATTCCGCCGGCAAGCGCGATCCTCGCGGACCGAACCGGCGCGGGAGCAAGAAAGACGTCGTCAACCGGGCGCTCGAGGAACTCGATGAGCCGACCGAAGCCGAAATCATCAGGTACGCCGGGAATCGCGGAGTGTCCGCAGAGTACGTCCAGAAAGCGCTTCGAAAGCTCTCACGACAGGGCGAGATCAGCGAACATCGAGGACAGTATCGAACGCTCTGA
- a CDS encoding cupin domain-containing protein, whose translation MERVSLSAVEGTEAADGVSLALLAGSESMNVQHFEIDAGATIEKHSHPHEQTGFIYEGELTFVLEGEEVVCGPGDSYAIPGEQPHAATNRGDEPVRGVDIFSPPRENPSWQE comes from the coding sequence ATGGAACGCGTTTCACTTTCGGCTGTCGAAGGAACGGAAGCCGCCGACGGCGTGTCCCTCGCCCTGCTGGCCGGCTCCGAATCGATGAACGTACAGCACTTCGAAATCGACGCCGGTGCGACCATCGAGAAACACAGCCATCCGCACGAACAGACCGGTTTCATCTACGAGGGCGAACTCACGTTCGTCCTCGAGGGCGAGGAGGTCGTCTGCGGTCCCGGCGATTCCTACGCGATTCCGGGCGAACAGCCACACGCTGCGACGAACCGTGGTGACGAACCCGTTCGCGGCGTCGACATCTTCAGCCCGCCGCGGGAGAACCCGAGCTGGCAGGAGTAG
- a CDS encoding NRAMP family divalent metal transporter produces MATESEVVHAGRTETFISRLGPTWLAGAIAAGPATMASLLTAGASFGYALLWVVIVSAVLGTIGQYLAMRLGLLTERGIIAVVEDHLGEFWAWVLLADAVLAAGLAQLVIMKTLADVSATMAGSAGFAALSDPRLWGVAWALFLALTLAGGGYRFAELGAKVIVSLVVLAFVVAAFVVPIDPANAVAGLQPEIPAGVDGALVAAGILGGAVHITLLTMQSYTMKARGWTRADESIARFDILTSMLVAFGVFSLAIFLVAASVLPESGLDPSTITEIQAAEALGPVAGEHAVWLFLLGLWGAAISTLGGNTIVPPYLLADKFGWEQSVTDPRFRAMVVVVALASAIGAFLGGAFFQLLVLVLAFGLVGTPFALVVILYLLNDPDTVPETNSPLENVGGIALLMVAIVLAGEFVRDELATVTEPASAFVVAFAVAMSIAVLGICVRYLRDNVLG; encoded by the coding sequence ATGGCAACGGAGTCGGAAGTGGTGCATGCGGGTCGTACCGAGACGTTCATCAGCCGATTAGGGCCGACGTGGCTCGCGGGTGCGATCGCCGCGGGACCGGCGACGATGGCGAGTCTCCTCACCGCGGGCGCGAGTTTCGGCTACGCGCTCCTGTGGGTCGTGATCGTCTCCGCCGTCCTGGGGACGATCGGACAGTACCTCGCGATGCGACTCGGCTTGCTCACTGAACGGGGAATCATCGCCGTTGTCGAGGACCACCTCGGCGAGTTCTGGGCGTGGGTGCTCCTCGCCGACGCGGTGCTCGCCGCGGGGCTCGCACAACTGGTCATCATGAAGACGCTCGCCGACGTCAGCGCGACGATGGCCGGGAGTGCCGGGTTCGCGGCCCTTTCGGATCCGCGGCTGTGGGGCGTCGCCTGGGCGCTCTTTCTCGCCCTCACGCTGGCCGGGGGCGGCTACCGGTTTGCGGAACTCGGTGCGAAAGTCATCGTTTCGCTCGTCGTCCTCGCGTTCGTCGTTGCGGCGTTCGTCGTGCCGATCGATCCGGCGAATGCTGTCGCCGGACTCCAACCCGAGATTCCGGCGGGCGTCGACGGCGCACTCGTCGCGGCGGGGATCCTCGGCGGCGCGGTCCACATCACGCTCCTGACGATGCAGAGTTACACGATGAAAGCCCGCGGTTGGACTCGAGCGGACGAATCGATCGCGCGCTTTGACATCCTCACCTCGATGCTCGTCGCGTTCGGGGTCTTCAGCCTCGCGATCTTTCTCGTCGCCGCGAGCGTGTTGCCCGAATCCGGTCTGGATCCGTCGACGATCACCGAAATTCAGGCCGCGGAGGCGCTCGGCCCCGTCGCGGGCGAACACGCCGTCTGGCTGTTCCTGCTCGGTCTGTGGGGTGCCGCGATTTCGACGCTCGGCGGGAACACGATCGTTCCGCCGTACCTCCTCGCCGACAAGTTCGGCTGGGAGCAGTCGGTTACGGACCCGCGATTCCGCGCGATGGTCGTCGTCGTCGCGCTCGCCTCCGCGATCGGCGCGTTCCTCGGCGGCGCGTTCTTCCAGTTGCTCGTTCTGGTCCTCGCGTTCGGCCTCGTCGGGACGCCGTTCGCACTCGTCGTGATCCTTTACCTGTTGAACGACCCCGATACGGTTCCCGAGACGAACTCGCCCCTCGAGAACGTCGGCGGGATCGCCCTGCTTATGGTCGCGATCGTGCTCGCCGGAGAGTTCGTTCGCGACGAACTCGCGACGGTGACGGAGCCGGCCTCGGCGTTCGTCGTCGCGTTCGCCGTCGCGATGTCGATCGCGGTTCTCGGGATCTGTGTGCGATATCTGCGTGACAACGTTCTGGGGTAA
- a CDS encoding GNAT family N-acetyltransferase has product MTAVRIADGDRLEDAFSVRQTVFVEEQGVDEDIEYDEYEDEAVHFVAYEDDTHSEKPIGAARLREPEGGVGKVERVAVLESHRESGVGRALMDALEAKAASAGLETLKLHAQTRAAGFYRGLGYERYGEAFEEAGIPHVAMKKSFE; this is encoded by the coding sequence ATGACAGCGGTCCGCATCGCCGACGGCGACCGACTCGAGGACGCCTTCAGCGTCCGCCAAACAGTATTCGTCGAGGAACAGGGCGTCGACGAGGACATCGAGTACGACGAGTACGAGGACGAGGCCGTTCACTTCGTCGCCTACGAGGACGACACCCACAGCGAGAAACCGATCGGTGCCGCTCGACTTCGAGAGCCCGAAGGTGGCGTCGGGAAAGTCGAACGCGTCGCGGTGCTCGAGTCACACCGCGAAAGCGGCGTCGGCCGAGCACTGATGGACGCCTTGGAAGCGAAAGCCGCGTCGGCGGGCCTCGAAACGCTGAAATTACACGCACAAACTCGAGCAGCCGGCTTCTACCGCGGGCTCGGATACGAGCGCTATGGCGAGGCGTTCGAAGAAGCGGGAATCCCCCACGTCGCGATGAAAAAGTCCTTCGAGTGA
- the icd gene encoding isocitrate dehydrogenase (NADP(+)), with protein MSYDKIEVPEQGEKITLKDGSADELEVPDDPIIPIIHGDGVGSDVGPAAQKVLEAAAEATGREINWMRVYAGESAREMYDENLPDETVEAIKEHRVAIKGPLTTPVGAGFRSLNVALRQTLDLYANVRPTYYLDGVPSPMKAPEKMDMVTFRENTEDVYAGIEWKAGTDESEQVRDFVEEEMDFDGIMHEGDIGLGLKPISEKGSKRLVREAIDYAIENDRDKVTLVHKGNIMKFTEGQFGDWGMEVAEEEYPDEEVFAAPDSLWETQDEVDIPEDAVMVEERLADAMLQWMQLRTDEFDILAMPNLNGDYLSDAAGAQIGGLGIAPGGNFGTGRMLAEPVHGSAPKRAGQDMANPTAMILSGRLMFDYLGWDDASDLIRDAVEETISSGKVTYDLERQLEDAEKLATSEYTEEVVNNIEKLA; from the coding sequence ATGAGCTACGACAAGATCGAGGTCCCCGAACAGGGGGAGAAGATCACGCTGAAGGACGGTTCTGCGGACGAACTCGAGGTTCCAGACGACCCGATCATCCCCATCATCCATGGTGACGGTGTGGGCAGTGACGTCGGTCCCGCCGCACAGAAGGTGCTCGAGGCCGCCGCAGAGGCAACCGGTCGCGAGATCAACTGGATGCGCGTCTACGCCGGCGAGTCCGCCCGCGAGATGTACGACGAGAATCTCCCGGACGAGACCGTCGAGGCCATCAAGGAACACCGCGTCGCGATCAAAGGTCCGCTTACGACGCCCGTCGGTGCTGGCTTTCGCTCGCTGAACGTCGCGCTGCGCCAGACGCTCGATCTGTACGCCAACGTCCGTCCGACCTACTACCTCGACGGCGTCCCGTCGCCGATGAAGGCTCCCGAGAAGATGGACATGGTCACCTTCCGGGAGAACACAGAGGACGTCTACGCCGGCATCGAGTGGAAAGCCGGCACCGACGAGTCCGAACAGGTTCGGGATTTCGTCGAAGAGGAAATGGACTTCGACGGCATCATGCACGAGGGCGACATCGGTCTCGGTCTGAAGCCGATCTCCGAGAAGGGGAGCAAGCGCCTCGTCCGCGAGGCCATCGACTACGCCATCGAGAACGACCGCGACAAGGTCACGCTCGTCCACAAAGGAAACATCATGAAGTTCACCGAGGGACAGTTCGGCGACTGGGGCATGGAGGTCGCCGAGGAGGAGTACCCCGACGAAGAGGTCTTCGCCGCACCCGACTCGCTGTGGGAGACCCAGGACGAGGTCGACATCCCGGAAGACGCCGTCATGGTCGAGGAACGCCTCGCCGACGCAATGTTGCAGTGGATGCAGCTGCGCACCGATGAGTTCGACATCCTCGCGATGCCGAACCTCAACGGTGACTACCTCTCCGACGCCGCCGGCGCCCAGATCGGCGGTCTCGGCATCGCGCCCGGCGGAAACTTCGGTACGGGGCGCATGCTCGCGGAACCGGTCCACGGCTCCGCGCCCAAGCGCGCCGGCCAGGACATGGCGAACCCGACCGCGATGATCCTCTCCGGCCGTCTCATGTTCGACTACCTCGGTTGGGACGACGCTTCGGACCTGATCCGCGACGCCGTCGAGGAGACCATTTCCTCGGGCAAAGTCACCTACGACTTAGAGCGCCAGCTCGAGGACGCCGAGAAGCTCGCCACGAGCGAATACACAGAAGAAGTCGTCAACAACATCGAAAAGCTGGCGTAA
- the map gene encoding type II methionyl aminopeptidase, translating into MSETEVDLEAEMYEKHREAGDILAQVREETADRVEVGVSHLEIAEYAEDRIRELGGKPAFPVNISIDEEAAHATPSIDDESTFGEEMVNLDIGVHVDGWLADTAITVDLSGNPELAEASEQALEAALDVIEPGVDTGDIGAEIEDVIDGYGFNPVVNLTGHGLGHWEQHTSPNIPNRAVSQGTTLETGDVVAIEPFATDGGGKVTEGSSEEIFSLEREGSVRNRQAREALEQITGDFRTLPFATRWLETDRPEVALRRLKRNNIVHGYPVLKEDDGFLVSQKEHTIIVTEDGCEVTTQ; encoded by the coding sequence ATGAGCGAAACGGAAGTCGACCTCGAGGCGGAGATGTACGAAAAGCACCGCGAAGCCGGCGACATCCTCGCGCAGGTACGCGAGGAGACAGCAGACCGCGTCGAGGTCGGTGTAAGTCACCTCGAGATCGCTGAATACGCCGAAGACAGGATCCGGGAACTGGGCGGAAAACCGGCGTTCCCGGTGAACATTTCGATCGACGAGGAAGCCGCGCACGCGACGCCGAGCATCGACGACGAGTCGACCTTCGGCGAGGAGATGGTCAACCTCGATATCGGCGTCCACGTCGACGGCTGGCTGGCAGATACCGCGATTACCGTCGATCTGTCGGGCAACCCGGAGCTCGCCGAGGCGTCCGAACAGGCGCTCGAGGCCGCACTCGACGTGATCGAACCGGGCGTAGACACCGGTGACATCGGCGCCGAAATCGAGGACGTGATCGACGGCTACGGCTTCAATCCCGTCGTCAACCTCACCGGACACGGATTGGGACACTGGGAACAACACACCAGTCCGAACATCCCGAACCGGGCCGTCTCACAGGGGACGACACTCGAGACCGGTGATGTCGTCGCCATCGAGCCGTTCGCGACCGACGGCGGCGGGAAAGTGACGGAGGGCTCGAGCGAGGAAATCTTCTCGCTCGAACGCGAGGGATCGGTCCGGAACCGGCAGGCTCGAGAAGCGCTCGAGCAGATCACCGGTGACTTTCGAACCCTCCCGTTCGCGACGCGTTGGCTCGAGACTGATCGGCCGGAGGTCGCACTGCGTCGACTCAAACGTAACAACATCGTTCACGGCTATCCCGTTCTCAAGGAGGACGACGGGTTCCTGGTGAGTCAGAAAGAGCACACGATCATCGTCACCGAAGACGGGTGTGAAGTGACGACACAGTAG
- a CDS encoding DUF7835 family putative zinc beta-ribbon protein → MATTDNSFNGMTERCDECELDTLHEVNVQIRTESLKQENAQFSREPYRVAECQRCGTRTSQRMNNA, encoded by the coding sequence ATGGCAACAACAGACAACTCATTCAATGGGATGACTGAACGCTGTGACGAATGCGAACTCGACACGCTTCACGAAGTGAACGTGCAGATTCGAACCGAGAGTCTCAAACAGGAAAACGCGCAATTCTCCCGCGAACCGTATCGCGTGGCCGAGTGCCAGCGCTGTGGGACCCGAACGAGCCAGCGGATGAACAACGCCTGA
- a CDS encoding HIT family protein: MDQVFAPWRIEWIKRQEKNSDIEGCVFCAFPDQETDRDNLLVARSEHAFVLLNNYPYSPGHVMVIPRVHTGEYADLTDEQLLDHARLKQRTFEAVETALEPDGFNAGLNLGEGAGGSIGDHLHTHIVPRWQGDTNFMPVIGDTSVIVQALDETYDLLHEAFAEQEGATVPGDGRAVVFE; the protein is encoded by the coding sequence ATGGATCAGGTGTTCGCACCGTGGCGAATCGAGTGGATCAAACGCCAGGAGAAAAACTCGGATATCGAGGGCTGTGTGTTCTGTGCGTTTCCCGACCAGGAGACGGATCGGGACAACCTCCTCGTTGCCCGTAGCGAACACGCATTCGTCCTGTTGAACAATTATCCGTACAGTCCGGGCCACGTCATGGTAATTCCGCGGGTTCACACGGGCGAATACGCCGATCTCACCGACGAACAGTTGCTCGATCACGCACGGCTCAAACAGCGGACCTTCGAGGCCGTCGAGACGGCGCTCGAGCCCGACGGCTTCAACGCCGGGTTGAACCTCGGAGAGGGTGCCGGCGGCTCGATCGGCGATCACCTCCACACCCATATCGTTCCCCGCTGGCAGGGAGACACCAACTTCATGCCGGTGATCGGGGATACCTCCGTCATCGTGCAAGCCCTGGACGAAACCTACGACCTCCTGCACGAGGCGTTCGCCGAACAGGAGGGGGCAACAGTGCCCGGAGACGGGCGGGCCGTCGTTTTCGAGTGA
- a CDS encoding glutathione S-transferase N-terminal domain-containing protein, producing the protein MITLYQLEGCPYCEAVDEKLTSLNLEYETVWVDGLHSKRDEVKRRSGQRQVPLLVDDEYGVTMAESENIRSYLERTYA; encoded by the coding sequence ATGATCACGCTCTACCAACTCGAGGGCTGTCCGTACTGTGAGGCCGTCGACGAGAAGCTCACCTCGCTGAACCTCGAGTACGAAACCGTCTGGGTGGATGGGCTGCATTCGAAACGCGACGAGGTCAAACGCCGCTCCGGCCAGCGGCAGGTCCCGCTGCTCGTCGACGACGAGTACGGCGTTACGATGGCCGAATCGGAAAACATCCGCTCGTATCTCGAGCGCACGTACGCCTAA
- a CDS encoding tRNA (N(6)-L-threonylcarbamoyladenosine(37)-C(2))-methylthiotransferase — protein sequence MARYHIETYGCTSNRGESREIERRLRDAGHHQVEGPEQADVAILNTCTVVEKTERNMLRRAEELADETADLFITGCMALAQGEEFAGAGIDGQVLHWDEVPDAVTNGECPTTTPDAEPILEGVIGILPIARGCMSDCSYCITKQATGKIDSPPIEENVEKARALVHAGAKEIRITGQDTGVYGWDTGERTLHELLERICAIDGDFRVRVGMANPKGVHGIREELADVFAENDKLYNFLHAPVQSGSNDVLGDMRRQHQVGEYVEVVETFDSTLEYWTLSTDFIVGFPTETERDHEQSMALLRETRPEKLNVTRFSKRPGTDAAEMKGLGGTVKKERSKAMSDLKLEIVGEAYEEMVGEVREDVLVVEDGTADSVKCRDGAYRQIIVQNAGDHGIEIGDFIDLEITGQNTVYAFGEPL from the coding sequence ATGGCCCGATACCACATCGAGACGTACGGCTGTACGTCGAACCGCGGAGAGAGCCGCGAAATCGAGCGGCGGCTCCGCGACGCGGGCCACCACCAGGTCGAAGGCCCCGAACAGGCCGACGTCGCTATCCTCAACACCTGCACGGTCGTCGAGAAAACCGAGCGCAACATGCTCCGTCGGGCGGAAGAACTGGCCGACGAAACCGCCGATCTGTTCATTACGGGCTGTATGGCCCTCGCGCAGGGCGAGGAGTTCGCCGGCGCGGGAATCGACGGCCAGGTGTTACACTGGGACGAGGTTCCCGACGCGGTCACGAACGGCGAGTGTCCGACGACGACGCCGGATGCCGAACCCATCCTCGAGGGCGTGATCGGCATTTTGCCGATCGCTCGCGGCTGTATGTCCGACTGTTCGTACTGCATCACCAAGCAGGCGACCGGGAAAATCGACTCCCCGCCGATCGAGGAAAACGTCGAGAAAGCCCGCGCGCTCGTCCACGCCGGTGCGAAAGAAATCCGCATCACCGGCCAGGACACGGGCGTCTACGGCTGGGACACGGGCGAGCGGACGCTTCACGAACTGCTCGAGCGGATCTGTGCCATCGACGGCGACTTTCGCGTCCGCGTGGGCATGGCGAATCCGAAGGGCGTCCACGGCATCCGCGAGGAACTCGCTGACGTCTTTGCTGAGAACGACAAACTCTACAACTTCCTGCACGCCCCGGTGCAATCGGGTTCGAACGACGTGCTCGGCGACATGCGCCGCCAGCATCAGGTCGGGGAGTACGTGGAGGTCGTCGAAACGTTCGATTCGACACTCGAGTACTGGACGCTCTCGACCGACTTCATCGTCGGCTTCCCGACCGAGACGGAGCGCGACCACGAGCAGTCGATGGCCCTGCTTCGGGAAACCCGCCCCGAAAAGCTCAACGTCACCCGCTTTTCGAAACGACCGGGAACGGACGCAGCCGAGATGAAAGGTCTCGGCGGCACCGTAAAGAAAGAACGCTCGAAAGCGATGAGCGACCTCAAACTCGAAATCGTCGGCGAAGCCTACGAGGAGATGGTCGGCGAGGTTCGAGAGGACGTCCTCGTCGTCGAGGACGGAACCGCCGACTCCGTGAAGTGTCGGGACGGCGCGTACCGCCAGATCATCGTCCAGAACGCCGGCGATCACGGCATCGAAATCGGCGATTTCATCGATCTCGAGATCACAGGGCAAAATACGGTGTATGCGTTCGGAGAACCCCTCTAA
- a CDS encoding AI-2E family transporter, which yields MNRRKGYLLALLLAFGYLSLLLLLPFAQYVLVSILIAYILSPLQRRLETVTSSTIAAFSLVILAVVAFIVPFLFVVVAIADDAARIAQNADPEQLQVAEIEAVLESEFGLSVDLASTAADSGQQLGTMVLEQSTAWVSTITHALIGLGLAVFLIYYLLKDGHRLYGWVREMTPLPDDVQDDLYTELDQVMRAVLLGHVFIAMVQGFIAGIGLFVTGIPNAAFWTVVMIVLALIPLVGAFLVWGPAAVYLVITGDPLLAVGLFVYSATIVAVSDDYLRPIVVDRYADINPAVIIVGVLGGAYAFGIMGLFFGPVVLGAFIAVVRVIDENYERLEGANETQMEADVTEE from the coding sequence GTGAACCGTCGTAAGGGATACCTCCTCGCCCTGTTGCTCGCCTTCGGCTACCTGTCCTTGCTGTTACTCTTGCCGTTTGCACAGTACGTCCTCGTTTCAATACTGATCGCGTACATCCTCTCTCCCCTCCAGCGCCGCCTCGAGACCGTGACGTCCTCGACGATCGCCGCGTTCTCGCTGGTCATCCTCGCGGTCGTAGCCTTCATCGTCCCGTTTCTCTTCGTCGTCGTCGCCATCGCAGACGACGCAGCCAGAATCGCACAGAACGCCGATCCCGAACAGCTACAGGTAGCGGAAATCGAGGCGGTGCTCGAATCCGAGTTCGGCCTCAGCGTCGACCTCGCGTCGACGGCCGCAGATTCCGGCCAACAGCTCGGGACGATGGTACTCGAGCAGTCGACTGCGTGGGTCAGTACGATCACCCACGCCCTGATCGGACTCGGTCTCGCGGTGTTTCTCATCTACTACCTCCTCAAGGACGGCCATCGGCTCTACGGCTGGGTTCGCGAAATGACGCCGCTTCCGGACGACGTCCAGGACGACCTCTACACGGAACTGGATCAGGTCATGCGCGCTGTCCTCCTCGGACACGTATTTATCGCGATGGTACAGGGGTTCATCGCCGGAATCGGACTGTTCGTCACCGGCATCCCGAACGCCGCGTTCTGGACGGTCGTAATGATCGTCCTGGCGCTCATTCCGCTGGTCGGGGCCTTCCTCGTGTGGGGACCCGCAGCGGTCTACCTCGTCATCACCGGCGATCCGCTGTTGGCCGTCGGACTGTTCGTCTACAGCGCGACCATCGTCGCCGTTTCGGACGATTATCTCCGACCGATCGTCGTCGACCGCTATGCGGACATCAATCCGGCCGTTATTATCGTCGGCGTTCTCGGCGGTGCCTACGCCTTCGGAATCATGGGGCTGTTCTTCGGACCTGTCGTTCTGGGAGCGTTTATCGCCGTCGTCCGCGTTATCGACGAAAACTACGAACGCCTCGAGGGGGCGAACGAAACCCAAATGGAAGCTGATGTCACGGAGGAGTAA
- a CDS encoding DUF547 domain-containing protein, whose protein sequence is MSTHLDPLSLSADLLYAVKTDGNSEAFERRLAAFDRSQLRRSLRGRARRLAFWLNCYNAFLRLRCEADPSVFEGGSLERWKFYARDRIPIAGVRLSLADIEHGLLRGSKHPWGLGYLPRPFPSQFEREFRLESVDPRIHFALSRVAETGPPSTVFSASEVDEELDLTTEWYLEETVVYDAGSNIVRVPFVFLWYRGDFGGGAGVLEFLREYDSLPERTPRLEYESVYGEDWSVDIEPGDDQE, encoded by the coding sequence ATGTCGACACACCTCGATCCGCTCTCGTTGTCGGCCGATCTGCTGTACGCGGTCAAAACGGACGGCAACTCGGAGGCGTTCGAACGCCGCCTCGCCGCGTTCGACCGATCGCAACTCCGCCGATCGCTCCGCGGGCGAGCCCGTCGACTCGCGTTCTGGCTCAATTGCTACAACGCGTTCCTCCGTCTGCGGTGTGAAGCCGACCCGTCGGTTTTCGAGGGCGGTTCGCTCGAGCGCTGGAAGTTCTACGCCCGCGACCGTATTCCGATCGCGGGCGTCCGGCTGAGCCTCGCGGACATCGAACACGGCCTGTTGCGCGGCTCGAAACACCCGTGGGGGCTGGGATACCTCCCGCGACCGTTTCCCTCCCAGTTCGAGCGCGAGTTCCGCCTCGAGTCGGTCGACCCGCGTATCCACTTCGCGTTGAGCCGAGTCGCCGAAACCGGACCGCCCTCGACCGTATTTTCGGCGTCGGAGGTCGACGAAGAACTCGACCTGACGACCGAATGGTATCTCGAGGAAACCGTCGTCTACGACGCGGGCTCGAACATCGTTCGGGTTCCGTTCGTCTTTCTCTGGTACCGTGGCGACTTCGGCGGGGGAGCCGGGGTCCTCGAGTTCCTGCGGGAGTACGACTCGCTTCCGGAGCGAACGCCGCGACTCGAGTACGAGAGCGTTTACGGCGAGGACTGGTCGGTCGATATCGAACCCGGCGACGATCAGGAATAG
- a CDS encoding TrmB family transcriptional regulator, translating into MDQDGLTDLLERFGLSEKEIDTYLAILEHGDSKASTISDAADVSKRYVYSISEALEERGFVEVDDHAVPTVIRPVPPEEVVDRLTESVEAIEPGIRSRYTATERTGEQFEVIKSRQTVLKRIETLLSNAETEVTLSLPTEILPQIRSTLEETVDRGVLVLLLLGATDRNEPDLATVSGTASTVRTWDALVPTMMTADQRHGLLAPSQLLTSTTSDTKAIALSQEQLVPVFVGSFLANYWPTADERYVTTPATLPQTYDGFRNAVFQVALHEAANTTLEATVTGSPVGDRALPTELSGTVVSVQQSLVRPVTSTIPVENSFDIDVDGERYRIGGSGAFLEDFEAESVTLEYPEE; encoded by the coding sequence ATGGATCAAGACGGGCTCACCGACCTACTCGAGCGATTCGGACTCTCCGAAAAGGAGATCGACACGTACCTCGCGATTCTCGAGCACGGGGATTCGAAGGCGAGTACGATCTCGGACGCCGCCGACGTCTCCAAACGGTACGTCTACAGCATCAGCGAAGCGCTCGAGGAACGGGGGTTCGTCGAGGTCGACGACCACGCGGTGCCGACGGTAATCAGGCCCGTTCCGCCCGAAGAAGTCGTCGATCGACTGACCGAGAGCGTCGAGGCGATCGAGCCGGGAATCCGCTCGCGCTACACCGCAACCGAGCGAACCGGCGAACAGTTCGAGGTGATCAAATCCAGACAAACGGTGCTAAAGCGGATCGAGACGCTGCTTTCGAACGCCGAAACGGAGGTCACCCTCTCGCTGCCGACCGAAATACTGCCCCAGATCAGATCGACGCTCGAGGAGACGGTCGATCGAGGTGTTCTCGTCTTGCTCTTGCTCGGTGCGACCGACCGGAACGAGCCGGATCTCGCGACGGTTTCCGGGACGGCGAGTACGGTCCGGACCTGGGACGCGCTGGTCCCGACGATGATGACGGCGGACCAGCGCCACGGCCTGCTCGCGCCCAGTCAGTTGCTGACGAGCACGACGAGCGACACGAAGGCGATCGCGCTGAGCCAGGAACAGCTCGTCCCGGTCTTCGTCGGATCGTTTCTGGCGAACTACTGGCCGACCGCCGACGAACGCTACGTGACGACGCCGGCGACGCTCCCACAGACCTACGACGGCTTTCGAAACGCGGTGTTTCAGGTCGCACTCCACGAGGCCGCAAACACCACGCTCGAGGCCACGGTCACGGGATCGCCCGTCGGCGATCGGGCGCTTCCCACGGAACTCTCGGGAACCGTCGTCTCCGTCCAGCAGAGTCTCGTCCGTCCCGTCACCTCGACGATTCCCGTCGAGAACTCCTTCGATATCGACGTCGACGGCGAGCGGTACAGGATCGGCGGCAGCGGCGCGTTTCTCGAGGATTTCGAGGCCGAGTCGGTCACCCTCGAGTATCCCGAGGAGTGA